The Streptococcus mitis genomic sequence TTGATATCTTGAGTAACATCTTGTTTAATATTGATCACACCGCTACTTGCTGTTCCACCATGATAGCTAGAAACCATCATGAAGTCCATTTCAATATGTGTGTCGATATGTTTAATCAATTCAGCCATAAAAGGAATAGATCCTTTTAAAATCCCAACTAAGATTGGATTTTTTCCTGCATAGTCTTTAGTGAGTTGAGCACCTAATTTTTTAGCAGCTTCTGTAATTTCATCGTGTGAAACGAGGATTTTTTTAATATCGTTTTCTAACATTTTTTTACCTATCTATTTTTTC encodes the following:
- the hpt gene encoding hypoxanthine phosphoribosyltransferase → MLENDIKKILVSHDEITEAAKKLGAQLTKDYAGKNPILVGILKGSIPFMAELIKHIDTHIEMDFMMVSSYHGGTASSGVINIKQDVTQDIKGRHVLFVEDIIDTGQTLKNLRDMFIEREAASVKIATLLDKPEGRVVEIEADYTCFTIPNEFVVGYGLDYKENYRNLPYVGVLKEEVYSN